In Babylonia areolata isolate BAREFJ2019XMU chromosome 19, ASM4173473v1, whole genome shotgun sequence, a single window of DNA contains:
- the LOC143294400 gene encoding uncharacterized protein LOC143294400, with amino-acid sequence MAHLTLCLLVLPVMALTLPAPAVHPGAVLKHASPAMHAAKSSGYGYKKLHGAAAGALAYGGAYGAGFPFGGVGLAGLGPYGLGAGGLYGKSLAYGGLGGLGVYGKTAVYGGLGGLGVYGKTAVYGGLGGLGVYGKTAVYGGLGGFGAYGKTAAYGGLGAYGAQLGYNPQHTLKAYGGKAGGYMNQYGMYPALGHKYKALASHLAPQLGYGGMYGKYAAYGGLHGKYAGDAYVNKGVGLGGYGGGHLAGYPGGYVGKQVGGYGPVGYPGSAVGYGAGYGSVNMLGKKALTTYG; translated from the exons ATG GCTCACCTCACCCTGTGTCTCCTCGTCCTGCCAGTCATGGCGCTCACCCTCCCGGCCCCGGCAGTCCACCCCGGTGCGGTCCTCAAGCATGCCTCCCCGGCCATGCACGCAGCCAAGTCCTCCGGGTACGGGTACAAGAAGCTCCACGGCGCTGCAGCAGGAGCACTGGCCTACGGGGGTGCCTACGGAGCTGGTTTTCCCTTCGGAGGTGTCGGACTAGCCGGCTTGGGCCCTTACGGCTTGGGGGCAGGGGGATTGTACGGCAAATCTTTAGCCTATGGCGGACTGGGTGGACTTGGTGTCTATGGTAAAACAGCAGTCTATGGCGGACTGGGTGGACTTGGTGTCTATGGTAAAACAGCAGTCTATGGCGGACTGGGTGGACTTGGTGTCTATGGTAAAACAGCAGTCTATGGCGGACTGGGTGGATTTGGTGCCTATGGTAAAACAGCAGCCTATGGCGGACTGGGTGCCTATGGAGCACAGCTGGGCTACAACCCTCAGCACACGCTGAAGGCCTACGGGGGTAAAGCCGGGGGCTACATGAACCAGTACGGGATGTACCCCGCTCTGGGCCACAAATACAAAGCACTAGCCTCGCACCTTGCTCCGCAGCTAGGCTACGGGGGAATGTACGGAAAGTACGCTGCTTACGGGGGCCTGCATGGAAAATACGCCGGAGACGCCTACGTGAACAAAGGTGTTGGCCTTGGCGGCTATGGTGGCGGCCATCTTGCTGGCTACCCGGGCGGCTACGTGGGGAAACAGGTGGGCGGCTACGGTCCGGTGGGCTACCCGGGCTCCGCTGTGGGGTACGGTGCTGGCTACGGCTCCGTGAACATGCTGGGCAAGAAGGCGTTGACGACTTACGGCTAG